One region of Sardina pilchardus chromosome 18, fSarPil1.1, whole genome shotgun sequence genomic DNA includes:
- the comtd1 gene encoding catechol O-methyltransferase domain-containing protein 1, which translates to MALTRAILSCCVFLVLLAMSKSALIGKSHSKGKSNPVLQYVVNNSVRENEVMEKLRLKTMEDPWNIMMVPPEQTQFMANLVRLIKANKTIEIGMYTGYNTLSMALTIPADGKVVACEIEQKYVDIGKPYFKEAGVEDKIDIRLQPALQTLEELLDAGEAETFDFIFIDADKINYDNYYEKSLRLVRTGGIIAIDNVLWSGKVVAPEEDDITSQTLDKLNKKLHSDNRIDLSMLTIGDGLTLAFKRHL; encoded by the exons ATGGCACTCACCAGAGCTATCCTGAGCTGCTGTGTTTTCCTTGTACTGTTAG CGATGAGCAAATCTGCGCTGATTGGCAAAAGCCACAGCAAAGGCAAAAGTAACCCGGTGCTTCAGTACGTCGTGAACAACTCCGTGAGAGAAAACGAAGTGATGGAGAAACTACGACTG AAAACCATGGAGGATCCATGGAACATCATGATGGTTCCCCCGGAACAAACACAGTTTATGGCAAACCTTGTGAGACTTATCAAAGCTAATAAAACTATTGAAATAG GTATGTATACGGGATACAATACCTTGAGTATGGCCTTGACAATTCCAGCGGATGGCAAGGTGGTAGCCTGTGAAATTGAACAGAAATATGTGGACATAGGCAAACCTTACTTCAAAGAG gctgGGGTTGAGGATAAAATAGATATCCGTCTACAACCTGCTTTACAAACCCTTG AGGAACTCCTTGACGCTGGTGAAGCGGAGACCTTTGACTTTATTTTCATCGATGCAGACAAGATCAATTATGACAATTACTATGAGAAGTCCCTGCGCCTTGTGAGGACAGGAGGCATTATAGCCATTGATAAT GTCCTTTGGAGTGGGAAGGTCGTTGCCCCAGAAGAGGATGATATCACCTCCCAGACGCTTGATAAATTAAACAAGAAATTGCATTCCGATAACAGGATTGACCTGAGCATGCTTACTATTGGAGATGGATTGACCCTTGCCTTTAAACGACACCTATAA